In Mycoplasmopsis californica, one genomic interval encodes:
- a CDS encoding glycosyltransferase family 2 protein, giving the protein MSQNMEKPYDAYIVFDADNVVDKDFLKYMNIEYSKGYKVVTSYRTAKNFNSSLIAGISGLLFVRESIFLQRPRKTLKLNCSISGTGFLVDAKLLNNEWKYNLLTEDIELSTDMVIKGIKCGYAKDAITYDEQPEDIKTFYKQRIRWAKGFLQVFGKYSCGLLSKFIRSLSAIDFFTFIFPLTGLIVLGLLVNLTFMTVGYISNDINLGNAGLFEIIKTIVIIYLISFFMLFTTTILEWNKLKAPFYKKILYIFISPLAVFIYAIIFIIALFKRRVIWTQIKHTNNQNIDQM; this is encoded by the coding sequence ATGTCACAAAATATGGAAAAACCTTATGATGCATATATTGTTTTTGATGCAGATAATGTTGTCGATAAAGATTTTTTAAAATATATGAATATTGAGTATTCCAAAGGTTATAAAGTTGTCACATCTTATAGAACTGCAAAAAATTTTAATTCCTCATTAATTGCTGGGATTTCTGGATTATTATTTGTCAGAGAATCTATATTTTTACAAAGACCGCGAAAAACATTAAAATTAAACTGTTCTATTTCAGGTACTGGATTTTTAGTTGATGCTAAGCTTTTAAATAATGAATGAAAATATAATCTACTAACCGAAGATATCGAATTATCAACGGACATGGTTATAAAAGGTATTAAATGTGGTTACGCAAAAGATGCAATAACATATGATGAACAACCAGAGGATATTAAAACATTTTACAAGCAAAGAATTAGATGAGCAAAAGGTTTTTTGCAAGTTTTTGGCAAGTATTCTTGTGGATTATTGTCTAAGTTTATAAGAAGTTTAAGCGCAATAGATTTTTTTACTTTTATTTTTCCTTTAACAGGTTTAATTGTTTTAGGTTTGCTTGTTAATTTAACTTTTATGACAGTAGGATATATAAGTAATGACATTAATCTTGGTAATGCTGGACTTTTTGAAATAATTAAAACAATAGTTATAATATATTTAATTTCTTTTTTCATGTTATTTACAACAACTATTCTCGAATGAAATAAATTAAAAGCTCCCTTTTATAAAAAAATATTATATATATTCATATCTCCTTTAGCTGTATTCATCTATGCAATAATCTTTATAATTGCTTTATTTAAACGAAGAGTTATTTGAACTCAAATCAAACACACGAATAATCAAAATATAGATCAAATGTAA
- a CDS encoding MAG4940 family membrane protein, whose amino-acid sequence MTGLHVLTNNFNKTVALSEFGANCFLAFFVLLSLYIFKRAKNTSKIIQSLIFTLITFVAIVMFWGLMVAVSDDTPIMYINPISVLFDAVVETLNTKGSIFKSFIGVPYILGFQFLGSMSGFILFVAMFYLFKKIPSNYFENQTSVTLKEILFQNHNEKTLAFTIKETIFVFLLAITITMTPRIPHTYSLNHFTSVILNMIILFTILTISSYFNFFAFHIFLATGFAILNLILADDNKKKTQIIKHYFINLAITIAVPIIVALITIGIYKGGKHTYVY is encoded by the coding sequence ATGACAGGACTACACGTTTTAACTAATAATTTTAACAAAACAGTTGCTCTGAGCGAGTTTGGGGCAAATTGCTTTTTAGCTTTTTTTGTGTTGTTGAGTTTATATATATTTAAGCGTGCTAAAAATACATCTAAAATCATACAATCATTGATATTTACGTTAATTACATTTGTCGCAATTGTAATGTTTTGAGGTCTTATGGTTGCTGTGTCGGATGATACCCCAATTATGTATATAAATCCGATCAGTGTATTATTTGATGCAGTCGTTGAAACATTGAATACTAAAGGTTCTATATTCAAGAGTTTTATAGGAGTGCCGTATATCTTAGGATTTCAATTTTTAGGATCAATGAGTGGTTTTATTTTGTTTGTTGCCATGTTTTATTTATTCAAAAAAATTCCATCAAATTATTTTGAAAACCAGACAAGCGTAACATTGAAGGAAATATTATTCCAAAACCACAATGAAAAAACATTAGCATTTACAATAAAAGAAACTATATTTGTGTTTTTGCTAGCAATCACTATTACAATGACACCGCGGATACCACACACATACAGTTTAAATCACTTTACATCAGTGATTTTAAACATGATAATTTTGTTTACAATCTTAACAATTTCATCATATTTTAACTTTTTCGCTTTTCACATCTTCCTAGCGACTGGTTTTGCAATTTTAAACTTAATTTTGGCAGATGATAACAAGAAAAAAACACAAATTATCAAACATTATTTTATAAATCTAGCAATCACAATTGCTGTACCAATAATAGTCGCATTAATAACTATTGGCATTTATAAAGGAGGAAAACACACCTATGTTTATTAA
- the recA gene encoding recombinase RecA, which translates to MDKNKLDQNVQKAIADITKKFGEEAIAFFDRENLSQNIKTIPSGSYLLDDALGIGGYPEGRIIEIFGPESGGKTTLCLHAIAQVQKRGGVAAFIDAEHAIDPNYAVNLGIDLDKLIISQPDSGEQAMDIVDMLAKSGVIDLIVVDSVAALVPEAELNGEMSDNQIGLQARLMSKSLRKITATLNKTHTTVIFVNQIREKIGVMFGNPETTTGGRALKFYSSIRLEVRRVSSIAEGKEIVGNDIKIKVVKNKLAPPFKSFQTEIIFGQGIDALGELIELACVKGVIEKKGSWYAYNGENLCQGKKALKDFLRQNEEFKNEIENKINSIE; encoded by the coding sequence ATGGACAAAAACAAATTAGATCAAAACGTTCAAAAAGCCATTGCTGATATTACAAAGAAGTTTGGTGAGGAAGCGATTGCCTTTTTTGACCGTGAAAATTTAAGTCAAAATATTAAAACTATACCGTCTGGATCTTATTTACTTGACGATGCATTAGGTATTGGAGGTTATCCTGAAGGTAGAATAATTGAAATATTCGGACCTGAAAGTGGAGGAAAAACTACCCTTTGCCTCCACGCAATTGCCCAAGTACAAAAACGTGGCGGTGTTGCGGCGTTTATTGATGCTGAGCATGCAATTGACCCAAATTATGCAGTAAATTTAGGTATTGACCTAGATAAATTGATTATTTCCCAACCAGATAGTGGTGAACAGGCAATGGACATTGTTGATATGTTAGCAAAAAGTGGAGTTATTGATTTGATCGTAGTAGATTCAGTTGCTGCACTTGTGCCAGAAGCAGAACTTAACGGAGAAATGAGTGATAATCAAATTGGTCTTCAAGCTCGCTTAATGTCAAAATCACTGAGAAAAATCACTGCAACACTGAATAAAACACACACAACAGTTATTTTTGTCAATCAAATTAGGGAAAAAATTGGTGTTATGTTCGGCAATCCTGAAACAACAACTGGTGGACGGGCATTGAAATTTTATTCATCAATAAGGTTAGAAGTTCGGCGTGTTTCATCAATTGCCGAAGGAAAAGAAATTGTTGGCAATGACATTAAGATAAAAGTAGTTAAAAATAAATTAGCTCCTCCTTTTAAATCATTCCAAACCGAAATTATTTTTGGGCAAGGAATTGACGCTCTTGGAGAATTAATTGAATTAGCGTGTGTAAAAGGGGTTATTGAGAAAAAAGGTTCTTGATATGCTTATAATGGTGAAAATCTGTGTCAGGGCAAAAAAGCCCTTAAAGACTTTTTACGTCAAAATGAAGAATTTAAAAATGAGATTGAAAACAAAATAAATTCTATAGAATAA
- a CDS encoding MSC_0775 family lipoprotein, which translates to MFIKGKKIIKNLFGPGILISAPVFAISCSQTETYTNQIETLNQGKIDSASLDNLDKLADHTAILEWKNPKTDIAKIQVKNLYLNNFLQNNLVINKNKLNEALKNLGFKHLDKIKAEIVFNEVNRDYSNIEYLSVPVVIKRYIKTVSGQINEFQTRKIFFKLKGLSINEENKKRKTKLENFLKDKYDVQDGLNVVKVEKMSLEMAPGANLDYKLTQISRNELNKTIKLRFKDLENKLYFNNLTQQQKQELASLKKADSKNDLFNVYIESFEVDPQNHQNFIIKFKLAYGSPSIKIKSNRWSVDTTIKNIGVNLVYKGRFKTVDADEFLKQNAIVELKYNLSFTNYPFAQAHKNDFVAKSKVNGLQYEIKSIKKLDHPQRLGFNLKVTNSDVAEFNNKEVYIEAGVDKHTYIFQPELQDSLNKFNLLLGDIDSNILTKITQNIYDKANRSRILPGGYGELRGFYNNKNAPKQLHLGEDVLVKEGTEIIAPFDGDIISLGAAKNEKPFTGIGGQLVLRVKKEQLIDSINQNVYQDLFADAEYVYIGLIHLDIAATLRVLEKNGLNRQKFETEKYLKLDITLNNPLPIKKGAVIGIVGKPSNNGGWMPHAHIATWKQQQFIKDDNGYLYKPNDNTDRYKKYKADNQSFNIRVHGVELGQLPSQSGKINTSEYQTDENGNVNGSEIKKNAVRNTLLNIKDWEINENLFDPNIIFNFRDINSLAFDVHELFNELK; encoded by the coding sequence ATGTTTATTAAAGGAAAGAAAATAATTAAAAACTTATTTGGTCCTGGCATACTAATTTCTGCACCTGTATTCGCCATTTCCTGTTCGCAAACTGAAACATACACTAATCAAATTGAGACCTTAAATCAGGGAAAAATCGACAGTGCAAGTTTAGACAATCTGGATAAATTAGCTGATCACACTGCAATATTAGAATGAAAAAATCCAAAAACAGATATAGCTAAAATACAAGTTAAAAATCTATATCTAAATAACTTTTTACAAAATAATTTAGTAATAAACAAAAATAAATTGAATGAAGCTTTAAAAAATTTAGGTTTTAAACATCTTGATAAAATAAAAGCTGAAATAGTTTTCAATGAGGTCAATCGTGACTATTCAAATATTGAATATTTATCAGTGCCTGTGGTAATAAAAAGATACATTAAAACAGTTAGTGGGCAAATCAATGAATTTCAAACACGTAAAATTTTCTTTAAATTAAAAGGATTAAGCATTAATGAAGAAAATAAAAAGCGTAAAACTAAACTTGAAAATTTCTTAAAAGATAAATACGATGTACAAGATGGCTTAAATGTTGTTAAAGTCGAAAAAATGAGTCTGGAAATGGCACCGGGCGCTAACTTAGATTACAAATTAACTCAGATTTCAAGAAACGAATTAAACAAAACTATCAAGTTAAGATTTAAAGATCTAGAAAATAAACTTTATTTTAATAATCTAACCCAGCAACAAAAGCAAGAGCTTGCTTCACTTAAAAAAGCCGATTCTAAAAACGATTTATTTAATGTGTACATTGAAAGTTTTGAAGTTGATCCACAAAATCACCAAAATTTCATCATTAAATTTAAGTTAGCTTATGGTTCGCCAAGTATTAAAATAAAGTCGAACCGATGATCTGTCGACACAACAATCAAAAATATAGGAGTAAATTTAGTATATAAAGGACGTTTTAAAACAGTTGATGCTGATGAATTTTTAAAACAAAACGCAATAGTTGAACTTAAATATAATCTAAGTTTTACCAACTACCCTTTTGCACAAGCTCATAAAAATGATTTTGTAGCAAAATCTAAAGTAAACGGCCTGCAATACGAAATTAAATCAATCAAAAAACTTGATCACCCTCAAAGATTAGGATTTAACTTAAAAGTTACGAATTCTGATGTTGCAGAATTTAATAACAAAGAAGTTTATATTGAAGCCGGAGTGGATAAACACACATATATTTTTCAACCTGAATTGCAAGATAGCTTAAATAAATTTAACTTATTGCTAGGTGATATTGACTCAAATATTTTGACCAAAATTACTCAAAACATATACGATAAGGCAAATAGATCTCGTATTTTACCTGGTGGTTATGGTGAATTAAGAGGTTTTTATAATAATAAAAACGCTCCAAAACAACTTCATCTTGGTGAAGATGTTTTGGTTAAAGAAGGCACTGAAATAATTGCTCCTTTTGATGGCGACATTATTTCTCTGGGCGCGGCTAAAAACGAAAAACCCTTTACCGGAATTGGTGGACAATTAGTATTAAGAGTTAAAAAAGAGCAATTAATCGATTCTATCAATCAAAACGTATATCAGGATTTATTTGCAGATGCTGAATATGTTTACATTGGATTAATTCACCTTGATATCGCAGCAACACTGCGTGTATTAGAGAAAAATGGACTAAACAGACAAAAATTTGAAACAGAAAAATATCTTAAATTAGACATTACTCTAAATAATCCGTTGCCGATAAAAAAAGGTGCAGTAATTGGTATAGTCGGAAAACCTTCAAATAATGGTGGTTGAATGCCTCATGCCCACATCGCAACTTGAAAACAACAACAATTCATCAAGGATGACAATGGCTATTTGTATAAACCTAATGATAACACCGATAGATACAAAAAATATAAAGCTGATAATCAGTCATTCAATATTAGAGTTCATGGCGTTGAATTGGGTCAATTACCCTCTCAAAGTGGAAAAATAAACACTTCTGAGTATCAAACAGATGAAAACGGCAATGTAAATGGCTCAGAAATTAAAAAGAATGCCGTTAGAAATACATTATTAAATATTAAAGATTGAGAAATCAATGAAAACTTATTTGATCCTAATATCATCTTCAATTTTAGGGATATAAATTCATTAGCTTTTGATGTTCATGAGCTATTTAACGAGTTAAAATAA
- a CDS encoding glycosyltransferase has protein sequence MLNFLWYFNLILGISLFVFSIPQFLYFIVGFFLHIFKRKKVVYECKNHKFAILIPARNEEIVIKNLIDSLNKQNYPRELFEIFVIADNCTDKTKNVSLEAKANVIERFNT, from the coding sequence ATGTTAAATTTTTTATGGTATTTTAATTTAATACTTGGGATTTCTTTATTTGTCTTTTCAATTCCACAATTCTTATATTTTATAGTTGGGTTTTTTCTTCATATTTTTAAAAGAAAAAAAGTAGTTTATGAATGCAAAAACCATAAATTTGCAATACTAATCCCTGCAAGAAATGAAGAAATTGTTATTAAAAACTTGATTGACTCACTAAATAAACAAAATTATCCAAGAGAATTATTTGAAATATTTGTAATTGCTGATAATTGTACAGATAAAACAAAAAATGTATCTTTGGAAGCAAAAGCTAATGTTATCGAAAGATTTAATACATAG